From a region of the Dictyostelium discoideum AX4 chromosome 2 chromosome, whole genome shotgun sequence genome:
- a CDS encoding phospholipid/glycerol acyltransferase codes for MGKESSDNSSLSSSSTTTSQSSSSSSSSSSSKSSLSSSSSSTNTSKNSGKGSSLEINQDPWSLLLPTNTSEIDEISKLIEEKLLKQLNKQVNPSKKFNLYDVAPFITDGAEVLLDDEFSKCFNSPEIHAWNWNIYLYPGWLFGCFIRYCILFPLRLTCLIVGCFLFAIAFFLSTTFVKNEKRKKNYQRKCIHFLAMVFIMSWSGVIRYHGVKPLRKKNQIFVANHTTVMDVVVLQSQFCHASVGQKHKGLIGFIQDYILNCIGCLWFDRAESKDRLLVAQQISKHIENENNDPLLIFPEGVCVNNQYCVMFKKGAFELPNVIIYPVAIKYNTLFVDAFWNSKKQSFIRHMFNLMTSWAFVCDVWYLEPQTIREGETATQFANRVKAMIAKKAGIINVPWDGYLKYFKPGSRFAEHKQKIFASRFKKKFEEQLNNSNNNINNSFGSDENEIENDEQDNNNNNESSNSSIEKDNNTSSSIKQRKLATPNE; via the exons atgggGAAAGAAAGTAGTGataattcatcattatcgtcatcatcaactACTACCTCacaatcatcatcttcttcttcttcctcttcttcatcaaaatcatcattatcatcatcatcatcatcaaccaaTACAAGTAAAAATAGTGGTAAAGGATCTTCATTGGAGATAAATCAAGATCCAtggtcattattattaccaaccAATACAAGTGAAATCGATGAAAtctcaaaattaattgaagagAAATTacttaaacaattaaataaacaggTTAATCCTTCTAAAAA ATTCAATTTATATGATGTAGCACCATTTATAACTGATGGAGCTGAAGTATTATTAGATGATGAG ttTAGTAAATGTTTCAATTCACCAGAAATTCATGCATGGAATTGGAACATATATTTATATCCAGGATGGTTGTTTGGTTGTTTTATTAGATATTGTATCCTCTTTCCATTAAGACTAACTTGTTTAATAGTTGGTTGTTTCTTATTTGCAATTGCTTTCTTTTTATCGACAACATTTGTAAAgaatgaaaaaagaaaaaaaaattatcag AGAAAATGTATTCACTTTTTAGCAATGGTATTTATTATGTCATGGTCAGGTGTTATTAGATATCATGGAGTTAAACCACTTagaaaaaagaatcaaatctTTGTTGCAAATCATACCACCGTTATGGATGTTGTAGTTTTACAAAGTCAATTTTGTCATGCATCTGTTGGTCAAAAACATAAAGGTTTAATTGGTTTCATTCaagattatattttaaattgtattGGTTGTCTTTGGTTTGATAGAGCTGAATCAAAAGATAGATTATTAGTTGCACAACA AATTTCAAAacatattgaaaatgaaaataatgacccattattaattttcccAGAAGGTGTATGTgttaataatcaatattgTGTTATGTTTAAAAAAGGTGCATTTGAATTACCAAATGTTATTATCTATCCAGTTGCAATCAAATATAA taCATTATTTGTTGATGCATTTTGGAATTCAAAGAAACAATCATTTATTAGACATATGTTTAATTTAATGACATCATGGGCATTTGTTTGTGATGTTTGGTATTTAGAACCACAAACAATTAGAGAAGGTGAAACAGCAACACAATTTGCTAATCGTGTTAAAGCAATGATTGCAAAGAAAGCTGGTATCATAAATGTACCATGGGATGGTTATTTGAAATACTTTAAACCAGGTTCAAGATTTGCTGAACATAAACAAAAGATTTTTGCTTCTcgttttaaaaagaaatttgaagaacaattaaataatagtaacaataatattaataatagttttggtagtgatgaaaatgaaattgaaaatgatgaacaagataataataataataatgaatcctCAAATAGTAGTAtcgaaaaagataataatacttCTTCAAGTATTAAACAAAGAAAATTGGCAACCCCAAACgaataa
- the adcB gene encoding C2 calcium-dependent membrane targeting domain-containing protein, whose protein sequence is MDNRGLRLFIVEGKELKGSDNGGSSSDPYVKLKFNGNSFKTETIKNTLSPVWNQSFDIGIINVNDPNAIIEVECLDWDRFGKHDSLGKVQLPIAILREAATFGQTDKWLNLDKKGYVRVGFQFNPPYPLQQHISPDGNPNIIQNQIQQQNLISSNGQLPPPVYYEPIYLKTHPTVLEAEFILPNDLYQKTIYVTGEPVRASLVLYVNQPIVVRSLFVSLKGKTSVCGKKQKELIQDLRNLLHTSIGPSSPNSQNQKVALDIGKHIYPFEFFIPKHCNSSIDGVGNYKVLYRFQFNADIVNLPDIQLEREITVVNIEDTVHRMTQSQIHEKCSKSPLTGGTIEMTITAPKNSYYPGEDIELQVHVNNSSKKKVKKIELELQRTISIQHEKGVPTQVLKVSKNFFPKIQQNQQSTQIVVMETPQTLLNSIYQSGIIKIEYKVRAVLDILDCIDLYTIFPVNIVLPDPKRVILPNPLDELSKIPRYIQDWTPRNLLSWLYFRMNCPEVVTSNPEFYQYCLSGNELLSIPDTILLEKVLKGAGTRTTEIHNAIKIEIDRVLSVRTILKDNQLPHLIQTFENELVTFDLLSSLSSIDLSHLTSTIGDRIRLQNAFEKLKLNN, encoded by the exons ATGGATAACAGAG gattaagattatttattgttgaaGGCAAAGAATTAAAAGGTTCAGATAATGGTGGATCGAGTAGTGATCCATatgttaaattaaaatttaatggtaatagttttaaaactGAAACCATTAAAAATACTTTATCACCAGTTTGGAATCAATCATTTGATAT tggtatAATTAATGTTAATGATCCTAATGCAATTATTGAAGTTGAATGCTTAGATTGGGATAGATTTGGTAAACATGATAGTTTAGGTAAAGTACAATTACCAATAGCAATATTAAGGGAAGCAGCAACATTTGGACAAACTGATAAATGGTTaaatttagataaaaaaGGTTATGTTCGTGTTGGATTTCAATTTAATCCACCATATCCATTACAACAACATATTAGTCCAGATGGTAATCCaaatataattcaaaatcaaattcaacaacaaaatttaattagttCCAATGGtcaattaccaccaccagttTATTATGAaccaatttatttgaaaactCATCCAACAGTATTAGAAGCAGAATTTATATTACCAAATGATCTTTATCAAAAAACCATATATGTTACAGGTGAACCAGTTAGAGCATCATTGGTTTTATATGTTAATCAACCAATTGTAGTTAGAAGTCTTTTCGTTTCATTAAAGGGTAAAACATCAGTTTGTggtaaaaaacaaaaagaattgATTCAAGATTTAAGAAATTTACTACACACATCAATTGGACCAAGTTCACCAAATTCACAAAATCAAAAGGTTGCATTGGATATTGGTAAACATATCTACCCATTTGAATTCTTTATTCCAAAACATTGTAATTCCTCAATCGATGGTGTTGGAAACTATAAAGTACTCTATAGATTCCAATTCAATGCTGATATTGTAAATCTACCAGATATTCAATTGGAAAGAGAGATTACCGTTGTAAATATCGAAGATACAGTTCATCGTATGACTCAATCACAAATCCATGAGAAATGTTCTAAATCACCATTGACAGGTGGTACTATTGAAATGACAATCACGGCACCAAAGAATTCCTATTATCCAGGTGAAGATATTGAATTACAAGTTCACGtcaataatagtagtaaaaaaaaggttaaaaaGATTGAATTGGAATTACAACGCACCATTTCAATTCAACACGAAAAAGGTGTACCAACACAAGttttaaaagtttcaaaaaatttctttccaaaaattcaacaaaatcaacaatcaaCTCAAATCGTTGTAATGGAAACACCACAAACTCTATTGAATTCAATTTATCAATCTGGTATCATTAAAATCGAGTATAAAGTAAGAGCAGTTTTAGATATCTTGGATTGTATTGATTTATATACAATCTTTCCGGTTAATATAGTATTACCAGATCCAAAACGTGTAATCCTACCAAATCCATTGGATGAACTGTCAAAGATTCCACGTTATATTCAAGATTGGACACCAAGAAATCTATTATCATGGTTATACTTTAGAATGAATTGTCCAGAGGTTGTAACTTCAAATCCtgaattttatcaatattgTTTATCTGGTAATGAATTACTTTCAATTCCAGATACTATTTTACttgaaaaagttttaaaaggtGCTGGTACACGTACCACTGAAATTCATAAtgcaattaaaattgaaattgatcgTGTTTTATCAGTTAGGAccattttaaaagataatcaaCTTCCACATTTAATTCAaacttttgaaaatgaacTTGTAACTTTTGATCTTCTTTCAAGTTtatcttcaattgatttatcacATTTAACTTCAACAATTGGTGATCGTATTAGATTACAAAATGCTTTTGAAAAacttaaattaaataattag
- a CDS encoding DUF614 family protein: MSNWEHGLCDCTSDIRVCCISYLWPQLQVMQQRATVDGRQCEITDCLFTALCFPCVTCLTRSQIREKHGIEGSGVMDCLTVCYCTLCVIHQQTMQLQAKGEKPSGLFMN, encoded by the exons ATGTCAAATTGGGAACAcg GTTTATGCGATTGCACTTCAGATATCAGAGTTTGCTGTATCTCTTATTTATGGCCACAA CTTCAAGTTATGCAACAAAGAGCAACCGTAGATGGTCGTCAATGTGAGATTACAGATTGCCTCTTTACCGCTTTATGTTTCCCATGTGTTACTTGTTTAACTCGTTCACAAATCAGAGAAAAACACGGTATTGAAGGTTCAGGTGTTATGGATTGTTTAACCGTTTGTTATTGTACCCTTTGTGTTATTCACCAACAAACCATGCAACTCCAAGCTAAAGGTGAAAAACCATCTGGTCTTTTCATGaactaa
- the ctbsA gene encoding glycoside hydrolase family 18 protein, which translates to MRIILLLFLIVFVVAQSSSSSSSSGCPCDSSYLCEPLQIAPRQEFLGFSLNSTQYPNYYWNQLTTLAIFYETIEDELLCIAHENDVRLVWGTTFPIENLGNSSYIEEWIQEQIEKVQSTFTDGLNFDVESPITDPTIAQQYTELVSATNKAFKAINPFYQISIDVAWSPSCIDKRCYDYAGLASNSDFLVAMDYDERSQVFGEKVCTAGANSSPSNALAGINNFTDLGISTDQLVMGLPWYGYIYKNCLNGDEAGLETVVCQIESVPFRGANCSDAAGSEYDYSYLVQLLQDQTINSSAVQWNTEWQSPYFNYIDPITGNVDQVWFDNPQSLSIKVQLAQKLNLRGVAVWNIDFLDFSDQYNSRPMWDALASFFPQSASSEQSLN; encoded by the exons ATgagaattattttattgctttttttaattgttttcgTTGTTGCTCAaagttcatcatcatcatcctcttcaGGATGTCCATGTGATTCATCATATTTATGTGAACCACTTCAAATTGCACCAAGACAAGAGTTTTTAggtttttcattaaatagcACGCAATatccaaattattattggaatCAATTAACAACACTTGCga tattTTATGAAACAATTGAAGATGAATTATTATGTATTGCACATGAAAATGATGTTAGATTAGTATGGGGTACAACATTTCCAATTGAAAATCTTGGTAATTCAAGTTATATTGAAGAATGGATTCAagaacaaattgaaaaagttcAAAGTACATTTACAGAtggtttaaattttgatGTTGAAAGTCCAATTACAGATCCAACCATCGCTCAACAATATACAGAATTAGTATCAGCAACTAATAAAGCATTTAAAGCAATTAATCCATTCTATCAAATTTCAATCGATGTAGCATGGTCACCATCATGCATTGATAAACGTTGTTATGATTATGCTGGTTTAGCTTCAAATTCCGATTTCCTTGTAGCAATGGACTATGATGAGAGAAGTCAAGTTTTTGGTGAGAAGGTGTGTACTGCTGGTGCAAATTCTTCACCCTCAAATGCCTTGGCtggtataaataattttactgATTTAGGTATTAGCACTGATCAATTGGTAATGGGTTTACCATGGTATGGTTATATTTATAAGAATTGTTTAAATGGTGATGAAGCAGGTTTGGAAACTGTTGTTTGTCAAATTGAATCTGTACCATTTAGAGGTGCAAATTGTTCAGATGCAGCTGGTTCAGAATATGATTATAGTTATTTGGTTCAATTATTACAAGATCAAACTATAAACTCTTCTGCAGTTCAATGGAATACTGAATGGCAATCAccttattttaattatattgaCCCTATAACTGGTAATGTTGATCAAGTTTGGTTTGATAATCcacaatcattatcaattaaagttCAATTAgctcaaaaattaaatttaagag GTGTTGCAGTTTggaatattgattttttagatttttcaGATCAATACAATTCTCGTCCAATGTGGGATGCATTAGCTTCTTTTTTCCCACAATCAGCTTCAAGTgaacaatcattaaattaa